The following coding sequences lie in one Cucurbita pepo subsp. pepo cultivar mu-cu-16 chromosome LG13, ASM280686v2, whole genome shotgun sequence genomic window:
- the LOC111809195 gene encoding protein DETOXIFICATION 49-like — MSCSGSVLSDQPKIPTNATTSLNAPLISETERFPNLCVVLTELKCIADIALPMILVGFLMYSRSMISMLFLGRLGGLSLAGGSLAIGFANITGYSVLSGLAVGMEPICGQAFGAKKFKLLGLALQRTVILLLFSSIPISFLWFNMKKILLLCGQNDDISSEAHSYILCSVPDLIALSFLHPLRIYLRSQSINLPLTYCAGLAIIFHIPINYLLVSVFDLGIYGVALGAVWTNFNLVGLLILFIVLSGVYEKTWPGMSSECLKEWKSLLELAIPSCISVCLEWWWYEIMILLSGFMMNPQSTVASMGILIQTTALIYIFPSSLSFGVSTRVGNELGANRPNKAKLAAIVGLCTSFFLGLSALSFAFNVRKVWAKMFTNDTGIIELTCLVLPIIGLCELGNCPQTTSCGVLRGTARPKLGANINLGCFYMVGMPIAIWLSFYGGWDFKGLWIGLLAAQVSCAIAMLMALVRTNWEEQAERAKELTGSGSDDDDEKTELLNA, encoded by the coding sequence ATGTCTTGTTCTGGTTCTGTACTTTCCGACCAGCCAAAGATTCCGACCAATGCTACTACTTCGCTTAATGCTCCTCTGATCTCCGAAACAGAGAGATTTCCAAATCTGTGTGTTGTTCTGACAGAGCTCAAATGCATAGCCGACATCGCACTTCCGATGATTCTTGTCGGCTTTTTGATGTACTCTCGTTCGATGATCTCCATGTTGTTTCTCGGCCGATTGGGTGGTTTGTCCTTGGCTGGTGGTTCGCTTGCGATTGGGTTTGCTAATATTACTGGCTACTCTGTTCTCTCTGGCCTCGCCGTCGGCATGGAGCCCATTTGCGGCCAAGCTTTTGGggctaaaaaattcaaacttttgggCCTTGCCCTTCAAAGAACAGTCATTCTTCTCCTCTTTTCGTCAATacccatttcttttttgtggttTAACATGAAGAAAATCCTCCTCCTTTGTGGCCAAAACGATGATATTTCCAGTGAAGCTCATTCCTACATACTCTGTTCTGTCCCTGATTTAATTGCTCTGTCTTTTCTCCACCCTTTACGGATTTATCTTCGTAGTCAATCGATTAACCTCCCTCTCACATACTGCGCTGGATTAGCCATTATATTTCATATCCCAATCAATTATCTTCTCGTCTCTGTTTTCGATTTGGGAATTTACGGCGTCGCTTTGGGAGCTGTGTGGACCAATTTCAACCTTGTCGGATTACTGATTTTATTCATTGTACTCTCCGGCGTGTACGAGAAAACCTGGCCGGGAATGTCGTCGGAGTGTTTGAAGGAATGGAAATCGCTACTTGAATTGGCGATTCCGAGCTGTATTTCGGTGTGTTTAGAATGGTGGTGGTATGAAATCATGATTTTGCTAAGTGGGTTCATGATGAATCCTCAATCAACAGTGGCTTCCATGGGGATTTTGATACAAACCACTGCTTTGATCTACATTTTCCCTTCGTCATTAAGCTTTGGAGTATCAACCAGAGTGGGAAACGAATTGGGTGCAAATCGTCCAAACAAAGCCAAATTAGCAGCCATTGTTGGGCTCTGTACAAGCTTCTTCCTTGGGTTATCAGCTTTGTCGTTTGCTTTCAATGTCCGGAAAGTATGGGCGAAAATGTTCACAAATGACACAGGAATCATCGAATTGACATGTCTGGTTCTCCCAATCATCGGACTCTGCGAGCTGGGGAACTGCCCACAGACGACAAGCTGTGGAGTATTGAGGGGCACCGCGCGGCCAAAATTGGGGGCGAACATAAATTTGGGATGTTTTTACATGGTGGGCATGCCAATTGCTATATGGCTGAGCTTTTACGGCGGGTGGGACTTCAAAGGGCTGTGGATTGGGCTGTTGGCGGCGCAAGTGTCTTGTGCCATAGCGATGCTGATGGCTCTGGTTCGGACCAATTGGGAAGAACAGGCCGAGAGGGCTAAGGAGCTGACTGGAAGTGGGTCGGACGATGATGATGAAAAAACAGAGCTTTTGAATGCGtag